The Brevibacillus humidisoli DNA segment TCATCGATTGAGACAGCATTCACCGCAAAGGATGGAAAGTCGCGAGCCACAATTGAAACAGGAAAACGTTCTTCTATCAACTGTTCCACCAGTTTCATTTTCTCAAATCCGGAAGCGAGGATGATGCCATCCACGCTTTTGCGCCGCAGCAGTTCCAGGTATTTTGCTTCCTTTTCCGGGAGATAATCCGTGCTGCAGATGACCAAACTGTACCCCAACTCATGTCCCCGGTCCTCAATACTGCGGGCAAGTTCCGCAAAAAAGGGGTTGGCCAGATCCGGTATGACCAGCCCAATCGTATGAGTGTACTTTCCCGTCAGTGCAGTTGCCATCACATTGGGTTGATAGTTTAGTTGTTCAATCACTTTCAATACTTTCTTTCTCGTTTTCTCGCTGATTCGGCCCGTATTGTTAATCACTTTGGAAACGGTTGCAATGGATACTCCGGCCATTTTTGCTACATCGTAAATAGTCGCCTTCATGTCGAAACTCCTCTTCACCATTCTGTTTATACACATTATAGGGTGAAATGGGCTTCCGCACAACGGAAAGAGTAAAGCGTTTTCCCTTTTCTTTGTCCGAACCATAGTGGTGTGCGCAAAGAGAAAAACAGGTGAGCGAAATCCTTGTCAGTGCCCACAGAGTCGGAGCGGAAACAAAGCGGTACACGTTTAGCGACCAACTGCTTCTCTGAAATACCCACGCCCCTTGAGGGCTTTTGGCCGCTGTACCGTTTTGTTGGAGCGGAGACGGTCACGACCGCTTCCCCGCAGGCACTGGCACGAGCCGAGCTCACCTGTTTTTCTCTTTGCGCCTCGTCACGTTTGCTTGGCTCCATTCTCCCTTTTCCCAACGGAACAGGTTGGACAGAACCTTCCCTTGCACTTTTAGGGAACTTTGCATAGAATCTGCCTTCTTCCCATACGTACAGCTCAAATCCTCTCTTGGGAGGGTTGTATAGTTCCCTTAACTTATCTTTTCAAACACCGCAGCTTTTTTTATGCTAGGTAGGGCTGCAGATGTCGCAGAGATTTTTCAATGGCCTGATCTGGATCGACGACGTACTGCATAGCAGTGAACTCCAGGGACAATGCTCCCCTATATCCGTATTGCGTCAAGGTATGGATGTACTGCTCCAACGGCAGCGTCCCGTCTCCCCACGCTAGATGGCCACCCGGATTTCCGTCGACGAAGTGAATGTGAGCCAGGTCATCCTGCAGCTGTTCAAAATAGCTTTCCATCTGCTCACCGGCCAACGCGAGCGGTATGGTATCGATCATGCCTTTGACAGCAGGGGAATCAATCGCGGTCAGCATCTTCACAAGCGTTGCTCGATCACAAACCAGATTGGATTCGACACGGGTCAGTGGTTCCAAGACGAGACAGATGCCATGCTTCTCTGCATCGACCGCTAACTGCTGTAGAGAGTGAAGAGCCCGCTCCCATGCTTCCTCGCTTGGTTCATTCCGATATCCCCATCCTGCCGTGACCAGCATCATCGGCGCCTCCAGTTCCACACATGCTTCCAGCGATTTGCGAAAGTAACGCACACTTCTCTCGCGAATATGCGACTCTTTCGCCGCCAGATTGATCGGGTACATGCACTGCTCAGGTGTAAAGCAGACCACACTTACTCCGCGCTGATCGATCTCCCGCTTTTTCCGCCGCATATCGCCCAGCGTATCATCCTCCACATAAAAATGAGGGGCAGCGCCCCACAATTCAATCTTTTCAAAGTGGTAGCGGACCATCGCATCGAGAAAGTACTCCAACGGATAATGCAGGTAGTGAAAGTTCATCCCCACGATTTGTGATCTGGCGATTTTCCCCATTGCTCATGCCTCCTCAGAAACAGAAATGTCCGACCTTACATAAATCGGCATCTTGAAAAAAACCGGCAGAGGCAAGGAGAGTATCGACGCCGCTGCTGCCAGCTCCCCTTGCTTGTCTGCCCAACCCCGATCTATATCCTTTGATCAATACTCCACTTTCCCCATGTACCTTCTGGTCTCCAGCGGATGATTGCGCGCTTTTGCCAGTGCGGTAGAGTAGACCCCCAGCACTTTGTTCAGCACGAGCGGAGCAATATAGCCCTTCACATCCTCCTCAATCCCGGTCATGTCAAACTCTTTTGCATCGATGATGACGAGATTCTTTCCGTATTTCTTGGAGAAGTTGGCCGCACGCTCTTCTAGCGGGCGAGTCTCATCCAAACCAAGCAGAATCACAAATGGCACATCTTCATCCAATATTTCAAACGGTCCATGAAAATACTCGCCGGCGTGAATCGGATGAGAGTGAATCCACTGCATCTCCATCAGGATGCAGATGCCAAACATATAAGCGGCGCAATAGTTGGAACCGCTGGCCATAGTGTAGATGATGCTGGCGTCCTTATACCGCTCGCCGAACTGCTCGGCCCGCTCTGCAAAGATCTCTTTGGCCCTGGCATACACATGATCGAGGTGCTCCAGGCTTTTTAGCATAGAGGAGAGGCGGTTGTTTCCTTCTTTCAGATAGAGCAAGCCTGTGACCAACTGATACATGATATAAAAATCGGTATTCTTGCCAATCGTCTCGTCAAAATAACTGGCTTTCTCGTATCGGATGACGCATTCCGATTCTTTGGCAAGGGGCGAGTCTTCACCCTGGGTCAGCGAGATGGTCAATGCTCCCTTTTGGCGAGCATAGGCGGCCGCCTGCACCGTCTCCGGCGTTTTTCCCGAATGGGAGCACAGGATTACCAGCGAGTTTTCCCCTAAAGTAGCCGGATCGCGATGGATGAACTCATTGGCGTTGTACACGTCGGAGGTAATCGTTTTGGCTTCCCGATCCAACAGATATTTGCTGGGATACATCAAAGCAGACGACCCCCCGCACGCAGCAAAGAATACACGATCAATGGTTCGCTCCTTCATCGCATCCAAAGCCTTTTGAACCTGCTCATTTTCCAATCCTTTTGTCAACATTTGCTTATCTCCTCTCCTTTTTGTATTGGAACAGGTGAAACCTGCTGTACAGGGCTGGCCCTGATCCACCCACCATGCACGCTTCTCACCACCCTATCCTTTTTGGTATATACCATTTATCCCAAAAAAGCAGCGTGTGGAATCCACACGGCCAAATGGTCTTGAAAAAGTGGTCTTATCCTTTGACACTTCCCGCCGACAAGCCGCGAACAAATTTTTTCTGCAGCAGGACAAACGCCACGACCATCGGAAGTGCAGCGATGGCCAACCCTGCCATCTGCATCCCGAAGTTGGTGTTCAACTGGCTCCTGAGATTCATCAGCCCAACAGGGATCGTCCTGAGATCGGTATCTTCGACGAAGACCAT contains these protein-coding regions:
- a CDS encoding SIS domain-containing protein — encoded protein: MLTKGLENEQVQKALDAMKERTIDRVFFAACGGSSALMYPSKYLLDREAKTITSDVYNANEFIHRDPATLGENSLVILCSHSGKTPETVQAAAYARQKGALTISLTQGEDSPLAKESECVIRYEKASYFDETIGKNTDFYIMYQLVTGLLYLKEGNNRLSSMLKSLEHLDHVYARAKEIFAERAEQFGERYKDASIIYTMASGSNYCAAYMFGICILMEMQWIHSHPIHAGEYFHGPFEILDEDVPFVILLGLDETRPLEERAANFSKKYGKNLVIIDAKEFDMTGIEEDVKGYIAPLVLNKVLGVYSTALAKARNHPLETRRYMGKVEY
- a CDS encoding TIM barrel protein, whose protein sequence is MGKIARSQIVGMNFHYLHYPLEYFLDAMVRYHFEKIELWGAAPHFYVEDDTLGDMRRKKREIDQRGVSVVCFTPEQCMYPINLAAKESHIRERSVRYFRKSLEACVELEAPMMLVTAGWGYRNEPSEEAWERALHSLQQLAVDAEKHGICLVLEPLTRVESNLVCDRATLVKMLTAIDSPAVKGMIDTIPLALAGEQMESYFEQLQDDLAHIHFVDGNPGGHLAWGDGTLPLEQYIHTLTQYGYRGALSLEFTAMQYVVDPDQAIEKSLRHLQPYLA